From Fundulus heteroclitus isolate FHET01 chromosome 14, MU-UCD_Fhet_4.1, whole genome shotgun sequence, the proteins below share one genomic window:
- the dhrs4 gene encoding dehydrogenase/reductase SDR family member 4 — MVMFRGLSRFLRSSPVSVRRSMSQSSLDGKVAVVTASTDGIGLAAAQALGRRGAHVVVSSRRQANVDKAVALLQSQSIRVTGTTCNVGKGEDREKLVQLTVDQCGGIDILVSNAAVNPFFGNIMDSTEDVWDKILSVNVKSAFLLTKLVVPHMEKRGGGNVIFVSSVAAYQPMQALGPYSVSKTALLGLTKALAPELAQSNIRVNCVAPGIIKTRFSSALWQNEDIVDEFKKQLSIKRIGEPEEIGGTIAFLCSDEASYITGETITVTGGMGCRL; from the exons ATG GTGATGTTTCGGGGTTTATCCAGGTTCCTGCGGTCCAGCCCTGTTTCTGTCCGGAGAAGCATGTCCCAGAGCAGTCTGGATGGGAAAGTAGCTGTCGTTACAGCCTCCACGGATGG AATCGGCCTGGCGGCGGCTCAGGCTCTGGGAAGGAGAGGGGCCCATGTGGTCGTGAGCAGCCGGCGGCAGGCCAACGTGGACAAGGCTGTGGCTTTGCTGCAGAGCCAGAGCATCCGAGTAACTGGAACCACATGTAATGTCGGCAAAGGGGAGGACAGAGAGAAGCTGGTCCAGCTG ACCGTGGATCAGTGTGGGGGCATTGACATCCTGGTGTCCAACGCAGCGGTCAACCCTTTCTTTGGAAACATCATGGACTCCACCGAGGACGTGTGGGACAAG atTCTGTCAGTAAATGTAAAATCTGCCTTCCTGCTGACTAAGCTGGTGGTGCCTCATATGGAGAAGAGAGG AGGAGGAAACGTCATATTCGTGTCTTCTGTGGCTGCATACCAACCGATGCAG GCCCTGGGCCCCTACAGCGTGAGTAAGACGGCCCTGCTGGGTCTGACCAAGGCGCTGGCTCCAGAGCTGGCTCAGAGTAACATCAGGGTGAACTGTGTGGCCCCTGGGATCATCAAGACACGCTTTAGCTCTGCG ttgTGGCAAAACGAAGACATCGTGGATGAGTTCAAAAAGCAGCTCAGCATTAAAAG AATCGGAGAACCTGAGGAGATTGGAGGGACGATCGCCTTCCTGTGCTCCGATGAGGCCTCCTACATCACAGGAGAGACCATCACAGTGACGGGAGGAATGGGCTGCCGACTCTGA